In the Phaseolus vulgaris cultivar G19833 chromosome 7, P. vulgaris v2.0, whole genome shotgun sequence genome, one interval contains:
- the LOC137828591 gene encoding uncharacterized protein — protein MSGNSNCSVYIGNLDERVTDRVLYDILIQAGRVVDLHIPKDKESEKPKGFAFAEYESEEIADYAVRLFSGLVTLYNRTLKFAISGRDKTTLNGSTANTPSSNSSQRPRSYAVPINNSENFQHPARLSTSDRYSDYAVNYSQVPPIRVTDQPSGNGSHYSGNNYEYSRRAFGATLDSISRNRFRRFDKSSPIPYPSH, from the exons ATGTCTGGTAACTCCAATTGCAGTGTTTACATAG GCAATCTAGACGAGAGGGTGACAGACAGGGTCTTGTATGATATATTAATTCAAGCAGGACGAGTGGTAGATTTGCACATTCCTAAAGATAAGGAATCTGAGAAACCGAAAGGTTTTGCCTTTGCTGAATATGAATCTGAGGAGATTGCAGATTATGCTGTCCGACTTTTCTCGGGCCTTGTAACTCTCTACAACAGAACACTCAAGTTTGCG ATATCTGGGAGAGACAAAACTACCCTTAATGGCTCTACAGCAAATACCCCCTCATCAAATTCTTCTCAAAGGCCAAGGTCGTATGCAGTCCCAATTAATAATTCAGAAAATTTTCAGCACCCTGCTAGGCTATCAACTTCTGATCGATATTCAGATTATGCAGTAAATTATTCCCAAG TTCCTCCTATTCGTGTAACTGACCAACCTAGTGGGAATGGATCTCACTATAGTGGCAACAATTATGAATACAGCAGGAGAGCTTTTGGGGCAACATTGGATAGCATTAGCCGTAATAGGTTCCGCCGCTTTGATAAAAGTAGCCCTATCCCTTACCCATCTCACTAA